From Caldicellulosiruptor hydrothermalis 108, a single genomic window includes:
- a CDS encoding undecaprenyl-phosphate glucose phosphotransferase — MHNLGRLYIKIAKIIDIPAILLSFILSWFIKFNSGLFNKPASLDIQTYLLIVALHVPLYLFFLTVSGKEGKRSNFELFSDFIRILRSNIFALLIIVMIFYTLKLIDFSRIFLFIFVILNFLMSILQRLILRRILFSPNSKIISKERVLFVGQNEISERLSNIFERNNYQIIGFVVNESDPMNERVVGKIKDIESIVSNNHVDEIIIVLPLNQEKEINYIVDICEKYGIRTYLVPDYFKFIPSKAEIEKIEEIPLINIRYSPLDEWPNRFLKRTFDIVVSLLGLILCLPLFIIIAILIKLTSEGPIFFTQERVGYNRRIFKMHKFRTMFVQDPDEEKIRWTTKDDPRRTPIGKILRRLSLDELPQLWDVLVGNMSLVGPRPERPYFVEKFKEEIPKYMIKHRVRPGITGWAQIHGLRGDTSIEERIKYDIWYIENWSFWLDIKIILATIFGGKFMENAY, encoded by the coding sequence TCATTGGATATCCAGACATATCTGTTAATTGTAGCTTTACATGTACCTTTGTATTTATTTTTTCTTACAGTGTCCGGGAAAGAAGGCAAGAGGAGTAATTTTGAATTATTTTCTGATTTTATAAGAATTTTACGATCAAATATATTTGCTCTGCTGATTATAGTGATGATTTTCTATACCCTAAAACTTATTGATTTTTCAAGAATTTTTCTTTTTATCTTTGTTATTTTAAACTTTCTTATGTCAATACTTCAAAGACTTATTTTAAGAAGGATCTTGTTCTCACCAAACTCAAAGATAATTTCAAAAGAAAGAGTGCTTTTTGTTGGGCAAAATGAGATTTCAGAAAGATTAAGCAATATCTTCGAAAGGAATAACTATCAAATCATTGGTTTTGTTGTAAATGAAAGCGATCCTATGAATGAGAGAGTTGTAGGGAAAATTAAGGACATAGAAAGCATTGTAAGTAACAACCATGTTGATGAAATAATTATAGTTCTTCCTCTTAATCAAGAAAAAGAAATAAATTACATCGTCGACATTTGCGAAAAGTATGGTATAAGAACATATTTAGTACCAGATTACTTTAAATTTATACCATCAAAAGCAGAAATAGAAAAGATCGAAGAAATACCTTTAATAAACATACGCTATTCCCCGCTTGATGAATGGCCAAATAGATTTCTAAAAAGGACGTTTGACATTGTTGTCTCTCTACTTGGTTTAATCCTCTGTCTTCCTTTATTCATAATCATAGCAATTTTAATAAAATTGACCTCAGAAGGACCAATTTTCTTTACCCAAGAAAGAGTAGGCTACAACAGACGCATTTTCAAAATGCACAAGTTCAGAACCATGTTTGTTCAAGATCCTGATGAAGAGAAAATAAGATGGACAACAAAAGACGATCCAAGAAGAACCCCAATTGGTAAGATATTAAGAAGACTTTCTTTAGATGAGCTTCCGCAGCTTTGGGATGTTCTTGTTGGTAACATGAGTTTAGTTGGCCCAAGGCCAGAAAGACCGTATTTCGTGGAAAAGTTTAAAGAAGAAATTCCAAAATATATGATAAAACACAGAGTCCGACCTGGAATTACCGGATGGGCTCAGATTCATGGACTCAGGGGAGATACTTCAATTGAAGAGAGAATAAAATATGATATCTGGTACATAGAAAATTGGTCTTTCTGGCTTGATATTAAAATTATTCTAGCAACCATTTTTGGTGGCAAGTTTATGGAAAATGCATATTAA
- a CDS encoding NUDIX hydrolase → MHVPVIHNDLKCGDNLLELLYAEANEHLRENDKKRDQILIVIATLSGAIFGFYEKLKGLPLGYKITMMLLVLMLSIFEPFILITYRKWHIVYHLGAKVLQQIMYIGVERVSVQLIKRLLEDNIKKPTLTRFITTTETMIYNLSLFMNISNMYILFYSYGKFHPGFIVSMFMGYLILYNYIHFRNIKELLSKILTEKGYQEIWLLDFIKDLSADIYENKYLKIIVDDKNVVKVINKNNGCVVVPITSANKIILIEIFRDTVNRNVLELPRGFAEESESTEKAALRELEEEIGGQCSRIIKIGSFYPDTGLYKAEIDVFLALDTKYAIRKHSLAENIRDQVVE, encoded by the coding sequence ATGCATGTACCTGTTATACATAACGATTTAAAGTGTGGTGATAATTTATTAGAATTACTTTATGCAGAGGCTAATGAGCACTTGAGAGAAAACGACAAAAAAAGAGACCAAATTTTGATTGTAATTGCAACTTTGAGTGGAGCTATATTTGGCTTTTATGAAAAACTAAAAGGGCTCCCATTGGGATATAAGATAACTATGATGTTATTAGTTTTAATGTTATCTATTTTTGAACCTTTTATTTTGATTACATACAGAAAATGGCATATAGTTTACCATTTAGGCGCCAAAGTTTTACAGCAGATTATGTATATTGGTGTGGAAAGGGTTTCTGTACAGCTTATAAAAAGGCTATTAGAAGATAATATAAAAAAGCCTACTCTAACACGATTTATAACTACTACTGAAACCATGATTTATAATCTATCCCTTTTTATGAATATTTCCAACATGTATATATTGTTTTATTCATATGGCAAATTTCATCCTGGTTTCATAGTAAGCATGTTTATGGGATACTTAATTTTATATAACTATATTCATTTTCGTAATATAAAGGAACTTTTAAGCAAAATTTTGACCGAAAAAGGCTACCAGGAGATATGGCTTTTAGATTTTATAAAAGACCTCTCAGCAGATATTTATGAGAATAAATATTTAAAGATAATTGTTGATGACAAAAATGTAGTAAAAGTAATTAACAAAAATAATGGATGTGTTGTTGTGCCAATTACTTCTGCAAATAAGATTATATTGATTGAAATATTTCGTGATACAGTAAATAGAAATGTTTTAGAATTACCGCGTGGCTTTGCAGAGGAGTCGGAAAGTACAGAAAAAGCAGCCCTAAGAGAACTGGAAGAAGAAATTGGAGGTCAATGCAGCAGAATAATTAAAATAGGAAGCTTCTATCCTGATACTGGATTATATAAAGCTGAAATAGACGTATTTTTAGCTTTGGATACTAAATACGCCATTAGAAAACATTCCCTTGCAGAAAATATAAGAGATCAAGTTGTTGAATAA
- a CDS encoding ISNCY family transposase: MSNFIKTQKQKFLKILMTIEKVIKALGLKIKSSRRGRPKKFKLSHIIACFVYKVKNKINSFRELEYKINEDEEFKKAIGIEKSPDHSYFSKWAKVIEEGYIEGIARILVREIVPQTKVCAIDSTPLRSSRGDKEAEVGVCVSLGFYNGYKLHVLATVEDEVIPIVWWLTRANIHDSKVVELLYEAKIFGPEVILADAGYDCAKWFEVADRLEIKFVAAVNKRNSKDFSNVKNILRVKNMEFLRSEEGQRLYKQRTKIERLFGKLKGEYNLEQIRLRGFRTYKRHVDWIMITYLIEVYIQKIENCKFSFKYTWNNL, encoded by the coding sequence ATGTCTAATTTTATTAAAACACAAAAACAAAAATTTTTAAAGATACTTATGACAATTGAGAAAGTAATAAAAGCCCTGGGATTAAAGATAAAGAGCAGCAGGAGAGGAAGACCGAAGAAATTTAAGCTAAGCCATATAATAGCTTGTTTTGTTTACAAAGTCAAAAACAAGATAAACAGCTTCAGGGAATTAGAATACAAGATAAATGAAGATGAAGAATTTAAAAAGGCTATAGGGATAGAGAAGAGCCCTGATCATTCATATTTTTCGAAATGGGCAAAGGTAATTGAAGAAGGGTATATAGAAGGGATAGCAAGAATTTTAGTGAGAGAAATAGTTCCGCAGACAAAAGTTTGTGCTATAGATTCCACACCTTTGAGAAGCTCGAGGGGTGACAAAGAGGCAGAAGTAGGAGTATGTGTTAGTTTAGGTTTTTACAATGGGTATAAATTACATGTGTTGGCAACAGTTGAAGATGAGGTTATACCTATAGTATGGTGGTTGACACGTGCAAATATCCATGACAGTAAAGTAGTAGAACTTTTGTATGAAGCTAAGATATTTGGACCTGAAGTAATATTAGCGGATGCAGGTTATGATTGTGCGAAGTGGTTTGAGGTGGCAGATAGACTTGAGATAAAGTTTGTAGCGGCGGTAAATAAGAGAAATAGTAAGGATTTTAGTAATGTAAAAAATATTTTGAGGGTAAAAAATATGGAATTTTTAAGAAGTGAGGAAGGACAAAGGTTATATAAGCAAAGGACAAAAATTGAAAGATTATTTGGGAAGTTAAAAGGAGAATACAATTTAGAACAAATAAGGTTAAGAGGTTTTAGAACATATAAGAGGCATGTGGACTGGATAATGATTACTTATTTGATAGAGGTCTATATTCAAAAAATTGAAAACTGTAAATTTTCTTTTAAATACACGTGGAATAATTTATAG
- a CDS encoding coiled-coil domain-containing protein, producing the protein MSEMEMLEKIVLGIEELKTDMKEVKIRLDRVEERLDRVEERLDRVEERLDRVEERLDKLEVRLDRLEERVGELEEKVDALEREVSIVKNDIRNMQAEMQSLKQAILENTGCIDTLFNAFGGVMQFKADIENFKAEINRFKEEASTKVENLVEVTNKIKEEYGRHDIDLRIMKEKIGILI; encoded by the coding sequence ATGTCAGAGATGGAAATGTTAGAGAAAATAGTTTTAGGGATAGAAGAGTTAAAAACAGATATGAAAGAGGTAAAAATTAGACTTGACAGGGTTGAAGAAAGGCTTGACAGAGTTGAAGAAAGGCTGGACAGGGTTGAAGAAAGACTTGATAGAGTTGAGGAACGGCTTGATAAGCTTGAAGTGAGGCTTGACAGGCTTGAGGAAAGAGTTGGTGAGCTTGAAGAAAAGGTTGATGCTTTGGAAAGAGAAGTTTCTATTGTTAAAAATGACATCAGAAATATGCAGGCAGAAATGCAAAGTTTAAAACAAGCCATATTAGAAAATACAGGATGTATAGATACACTTTTCAATGCTTTTGGAGGGGTTATGCAATTTAAAGCAGATATAGAGAATTTTAAAGCTGAGATAAATAGATTTAAAGAGGAAGCTTCAACTAAAGTAGAAAATCTTGTTGAAGTTACTAACAAAATAAAAGAAGAATATGGTAGACATGACATTGATCTTAGGATTATGAAAGAAAAAATAGGAATTTTAATATAA
- a CDS encoding macro domain-containing protein, translated as MSTKEIFQKITIKKGDITKENVDAIVNAANSHLRHGGGVALAIVKAGGQEIQKESDEIINKIGFLPTGNAVITNAYNLPCKFVIHTVGPIYGEGNEDEKLSRAIYNSLYLAHLYNLKSIAFPAVSSGIFGFPKDRCAKILIDTAIDFLSSIKTSIEKVVFCLFDDETYGHFEEYYKNLLKE; from the coding sequence TTGTCCACGAAAGAAATTTTCCAAAAAATCACCATCAAAAAAGGCGATATCACAAAAGAAAATGTTGATGCAATTGTAAATGCGGCAAACAGCCACCTGCGCCACGGTGGTGGAGTTGCTCTTGCAATTGTAAAAGCAGGTGGGCAGGAGATACAAAAAGAATCAGATGAGATTATAAATAAGATTGGCTTTCTGCCAACAGGAAATGCTGTTATAACAAATGCTTATAATCTTCCATGCAAGTTTGTAATACATACAGTCGGTCCAATCTATGGTGAAGGCAATGAGGATGAAAAGCTTTCCAGGGCAATATACAATAGCCTGTATCTTGCTCACCTTTATAATTTAAAAAGTATAGCATTTCCGGCTGTATCAAGTGGCATATTTGGATTTCCAAAGGACAGGTGCGCAAAGATTTTGATTGACACTGCTATTGATTTTTTGAGCAGCATAAAAACAAGCATTGAAAAGGTTGTGTTTTGCCTATTTGATGATGAAACCTATGGGCATTTTGAAGAGTATTACAAAAATTTATTAAAAGAATAA
- a CDS encoding ISNCY-like element ISCahy1 family transposase, giving the protein MFNTKPKQLSFIDLFSHLKASALYKPESLLGLFNKFIDLSHYIPSSFYNAYYKYFGKHRYFSLESMLCCFLVQKLLKLNTLTQLRAVLLNSFELRSFCNLHGNVPSISTLSRFRKIFASEIHKLFQNISIHAHNISIQQCPQDSSILIFDTTGIVPKVRENNPKFIHLLLKNTSKANPELPSEKVYSLVYSSLPKTANANSNIRLMFVNGHFCWALKFAVITNALGIPLALVPLFNYDSPSSDPQEAKAISDSKGLIPSLETLFSYIPKNFSTFIADSALDSHNIYSTLKNTFNFSKIVIPLNTRASKNTTPTSDPNIVISEDGIPICKKFNKPFKPEGKCQGKNRSLRLKWTCPMSQYKDGKRICSCPQPCTTSKSGRMFYTYPDNFRSFPGINRNSQEFFDLYKKRVAVEQTIYHLKSYMGSDTISTYDHISIFSDFLLSAITFSLLFILAHNIKLYCSKLTIKKLNKLKKLIA; this is encoded by the coding sequence ATGTTCAACACCAAACCTAAACAACTTTCTTTCATAGACCTATTCTCCCACCTAAAGGCTTCGGCTCTCTACAAGCCTGAAAGCCTCTTGGGCTTGTTCAATAAATTCATTGACTTGTCACATTATATACCTTCTTCTTTCTACAATGCCTACTACAAATATTTCGGTAAGCATAGATACTTCTCTTTAGAATCTATGCTTTGTTGCTTCCTCGTCCAAAAATTGCTCAAACTCAATACTTTAACTCAGCTTCGTGCTGTCTTACTCAACTCATTCGAACTTCGCTCATTTTGTAATCTTCATGGCAATGTCCCTTCTATCTCTACTCTCTCTCGCTTTAGAAAAATATTTGCAAGTGAAATCCATAAACTTTTTCAAAATATCTCTATCCATGCACATAATATTTCCATCCAACAATGCCCTCAAGATTCTTCAATCTTAATCTTCGACACAACAGGTATTGTCCCAAAGGTTCGTGAAAACAATCCTAAATTCATTCATCTACTGCTGAAAAATACCTCAAAAGCTAACCCTGAACTTCCCTCTGAAAAAGTCTACTCTCTCGTTTATTCTTCTTTGCCTAAAACTGCTAACGCTAATTCTAACATCCGTCTTATGTTTGTAAATGGCCATTTCTGCTGGGCTTTAAAATTTGCAGTCATTACCAACGCTCTCGGTATCCCTTTAGCTTTAGTACCTCTGTTTAACTATGATTCCCCTTCCTCTGACCCACAAGAAGCAAAAGCTATCTCCGACTCTAAAGGTTTAATTCCTTCGCTCGAAACTTTATTCTCTTATATCCCCAAAAATTTCTCCACTTTCATCGCCGACAGTGCTTTGGATTCCCACAACATATACTCCACTTTAAAAAATACCTTTAACTTCTCCAAAATCGTTATTCCACTAAATACAAGAGCTTCTAAAAATACTACACCTACATCAGACCCCAATATCGTTATTTCTGAAGATGGTATCCCTATCTGCAAAAAGTTCAACAAACCTTTTAAACCCGAAGGCAAATGTCAGGGTAAAAATCGCTCTTTGCGCCTTAAATGGACTTGCCCTATGTCACAATACAAAGATGGCAAACGCATCTGCTCTTGCCCTCAGCCTTGTACTACCTCTAAATCGGGTAGAATGTTCTATACATACCCAGATAACTTTCGCTCTTTCCCAGGTATCAACAGAAATTCACAAGAGTTTTTTGACCTCTACAAAAAACGTGTCGCTGTAGAGCAGACTATTTACCACCTGAAATCCTACATGGGCTCTGATACTATCTCTACTTATGACCATATTTCTATTTTCTCTGATTTCTTGCTATCTGCCATTACTTTCTCGCTCTTGTTTATTCTCGCTCACAATATCAAACTCTATTGCTCTAAATTGACTATCAAAAAACTTAACAAGCTCAAAAAACTTATCGCTTAA
- a CDS encoding S-layer homology domain-containing protein — protein MLSAFKDADEISSWSRNYVAALVQKNYIKGYPDSTFKPKKFITRAEALSILDNIIGLLLHKEGYYTSKEVKGNLVINKSGVRINGFSVNGNVIIAEGVAKGSVRIENSNINGSIIIRGGGEHSITLENVKAQKVRVDNIQAATRVVVSGNSNIEKVEVKENAIIENLSKLPIKSIVISSNESSSISVSVKGNAESVEIISAKAEVNITQGNINKVIIQNQANLKVETNSKIQELTVNSQNVKILSQGMIEKIQVNEEKVYVNNNEVTKGQIVTVIDGKMEKIRNQQQTSSQSNTSSTSSPTTSNSTASLSEEGSQTSVGSIESTTLSGSGQTGGTPSGPTGSLPSGSTGVSSSGNVASVSVDKETILVAQDNTVSVTVKDAQGNPLSGKLVTIDGKSSYTNSNGVATISLNVSESKELIINVDGKNYAGLLYAIKPTEGVIKLKLKTGADIYENQFNVKIVGQSSQFSQIFQANTTELGVIVPVGNDYKILAWKYATEKGLIYALISSVNVVNGMNRIVVDTTTSEFVNATISFSYENKMLTDYEFSVANSTYSDVFTTDDVKVNLQNNQINIIANKGTYTIKIAKEINGEKLYFVRTCQLNTSGATLKFAFTSLKKLTFTFNGLSNLTSVAESVYVKLNNQRYQLSDDLSVYLPKGTYTLDAVEVETFDTNNSHLKYTFAVDENRLPLSIDLTLPDEEVTKQVDFNINENESDLVVCNINDERITGLKSGSVAVLYENIKTHSGYSLDVVIDGAYPNFLGLEIPYGTNITLQDGIQLQSLSVLATKILENKVCATLFYVPSDTADGNYNLMIQKDLGPLYENLVLEKSYSFEISSNGDASGYAEKTSNVSEIVEKVSYKIDSTADDVIFISLPANLQIADYNQLCQNIFMNLMRNYPLALDYGVNDVIGIRFFTGSAEDVMMFIIPYIYEKQERIARRQAVLQKAQEIVQTVIDQTYNDYDKVLALHDYLILHTRYDIESYLNHSGPFDIHTAYGALINGLAVCDGYAKAMYVLLNTAGIETIVVYGEAGDVASKVGHAWNMVKLDGDWYQLDVTWDDRDSLGGVEIDYSYFNVTDDDISSDHWWDRNLYPTCTATNYKYGNYYKAEIVPEVVYYNLPNIVQIVVKDYKGNPQPERLVTVTYYDFTTQTDEVAFVGYTDQDGKVAFNVTPTEFTAYKIYVTPRMELKGYIDVIEKLKPVTIKFNLNGTEVTQFGLVRNGMELFYTNDGQISVDMSVYFDNDVTLFGEGFVVKRSLSFDGYDSEEVTVFNDIYYDASVQLHVYDGTADIVGASIYIIDKDTYKELFVGTTDAAGRLPLIITKGEYVAKIVYGDGDEDVKNYAYAKLNIFEDSQIDLDLAKFSTVQFIPHFTEGGLGLNDRLYIGFETSASYAKIATFIGKRREAKFAPGDYGYVWVFAHNPYYDDPRSLGYKPTEKLVISPYPQIITYDLGIDARKIAIKSVYKFNKDTWEFEPTTLDSIYQGDVLKLDIYIPTYSHYIIGETGVCMEMVQENQRSIYFVASAIPYPVTAVIKAQDLNEYNLEEFFLGFDDKADTWSIILAGVNGDLNSTLIINLPFAPYDGNYTLQSPIKVYQAQNSSSGGSPRRIFIKMLQLKNNFKQINSIKK, from the coding sequence GTGCTTTCTGCTTTTAAAGATGCAGATGAGATCTCTTCATGGTCAAGAAATTATGTAGCTGCGCTTGTGCAAAAAAATTATATAAAAGGATACCCAGATAGCACATTTAAACCCAAAAAGTTTATAACTCGGGCAGAGGCATTGAGTATCTTAGACAATATCATAGGTTTACTTTTACATAAAGAGGGATATTACACTTCAAAAGAAGTAAAAGGCAATCTTGTTATCAACAAGTCTGGTGTAAGAATAAATGGCTTTTCAGTAAACGGAAATGTAATTATTGCGGAAGGTGTGGCTAAGGGAAGTGTAAGAATTGAGAATTCCAATATTAATGGCAGCATTATAATTCGCGGTGGCGGTGAACACAGTATAACTTTAGAAAATGTAAAAGCACAAAAGGTAAGAGTTGACAATATTCAGGCGGCTACAAGAGTTGTAGTTTCAGGAAATTCTAATATTGAAAAAGTAGAAGTAAAAGAAAATGCAATAATAGAGAATTTGTCCAAGTTACCAATAAAAAGCATTGTGATTAGTTCAAATGAATCTTCAAGTATTTCTGTTTCTGTAAAGGGAAATGCAGAGAGCGTTGAAATTATTTCGGCAAAGGCAGAAGTTAATATAACTCAAGGGAATATAAATAAGGTTATAATTCAAAACCAAGCAAATTTAAAAGTTGAAACAAACTCGAAAATACAGGAGCTGACTGTAAATTCGCAGAACGTTAAAATATTGTCACAGGGCATGATCGAAAAAATACAAGTAAATGAAGAAAAGGTATATGTGAATAATAATGAGGTCACAAAAGGGCAAATAGTTACAGTTATAGATGGCAAAATGGAAAAAATCCGAAATCAGCAGCAAACTTCAAGTCAGAGTAATACAAGCAGTACTAGTTCCCCAACAACATCAAATAGCACTGCTTCACTTTCAGAAGAAGGCAGCCAGACTTCTGTTGGAAGTATAGAAAGCACAACTCTATCTGGCTCTGGACAAACAGGTGGGACACCTTCTGGTCCAACAGGCAGTTTGCCATCAGGTTCAACAGGTGTGTCAAGCTCAGGAAATGTTGCTTCGGTTTCTGTTGACAAGGAAACAATCTTAGTTGCTCAGGACAATACTGTCAGTGTTACAGTGAAAGATGCTCAGGGCAATCCTCTTTCTGGCAAATTAGTAACAATTGATGGCAAAAGTAGCTATACAAATTCAAACGGTGTTGCAACAATTTCACTGAATGTTTCTGAGAGCAAAGAATTAATTATAAATGTGGATGGTAAAAACTATGCTGGCCTTTTGTATGCAATCAAACCAACAGAAGGTGTTATAAAACTTAAGTTAAAAACAGGTGCTGATATTTATGAAAACCAGTTTAATGTAAAAATTGTGGGGCAGTCTTCACAGTTTAGCCAAATATTTCAGGCAAATACAACTGAATTAGGTGTAATTGTGCCAGTAGGAAATGATTACAAAATTTTAGCATGGAAGTATGCCACTGAGAAGGGGCTTATTTATGCGTTGATTAGCAGTGTAAATGTGGTAAACGGAATGAACAGAATTGTTGTTGACACAACAACATCTGAGTTTGTAAATGCGACTATAAGCTTCTCTTACGAAAACAAAATGTTGACAGATTATGAGTTTTCAGTGGCAAATAGTACTTACAGTGATGTTTTTACAACCGATGATGTAAAAGTAAATCTCCAGAACAACCAGATAAATATAATTGCAAACAAAGGCACGTATACAATTAAGATTGCAAAAGAGATAAATGGCGAAAAATTGTATTTTGTTAGAACATGCCAGCTAAATACCTCAGGTGCTACTTTAAAGTTTGCTTTTACCTCACTTAAAAAATTAACATTTACATTTAATGGATTGTCGAACTTAACTTCTGTTGCAGAGAGCGTGTATGTAAAGCTAAATAACCAAAGATATCAATTGTCTGATGATTTGAGTGTATATTTGCCCAAAGGAACATATACCTTAGATGCGGTTGAGGTAGAAACTTTTGATACTAATAATTCTCATTTAAAGTACACTTTTGCTGTGGATGAAAATAGATTACCTTTGTCAATTGATCTTACTTTACCTGATGAAGAAGTTACCAAACAGGTAGATTTTAACATAAACGAAAATGAAAGTGACTTGGTTGTTTGTAATATAAATGATGAAAGAATAACCGGCTTAAAATCAGGATCTGTTGCTGTTTTGTACGAAAATATAAAAACACACAGTGGTTACAGCTTAGATGTTGTAATAGATGGTGCATATCCTAATTTCCTTGGACTTGAGATACCTTACGGTACAAACATAACATTACAGGATGGTATACAGCTTCAATCTCTTAGCGTATTGGCAACAAAAATATTAGAAAATAAAGTTTGCGCGACCTTATTCTATGTACCCAGTGATACAGCAGATGGCAACTATAATTTAATGATTCAAAAAGATTTAGGACCACTTTATGAAAATCTTGTCTTAGAAAAGAGTTATTCTTTTGAAATTAGTTCAAATGGTGATGCTTCAGGGTATGCGGAGAAGACTTCTAATGTATCAGAAATAGTTGAAAAGGTTTCATACAAAATCGACTCAACTGCTGATGATGTAATATTTATAAGTTTGCCTGCAAACCTACAAATAGCTGACTATAACCAGTTGTGTCAGAATATTTTCATGAATTTAATGAGAAATTACCCGCTGGCATTGGATTATGGAGTAAATGACGTTATAGGTATCAGATTTTTCACAGGCAGTGCTGAAGACGTTATGATGTTTATAATTCCTTATATTTATGAAAAACAAGAAAGAATTGCAAGAAGACAAGCAGTTTTACAAAAGGCTCAAGAAATAGTTCAAACAGTAATAGACCAGACATATAATGACTATGACAAAGTTTTGGCATTACATGACTATTTGATACTTCATACAAGGTATGATATTGAAAGCTACCTTAACCATAGTGGACCATTTGACATTCACACCGCATATGGAGCGCTTATAAATGGACTTGCGGTGTGCGATGGTTATGCAAAAGCAATGTATGTACTTTTGAACACTGCAGGGATAGAAACAATTGTTGTATACGGTGAAGCAGGGGATGTGGCAAGCAAAGTCGGGCATGCATGGAATATGGTAAAGCTTGATGGAGATTGGTACCAGCTTGATGTAACGTGGGATGATAGGGATAGTCTTGGAGGAGTGGAAATTGATTATAGCTACTTCAATGTAACAGATGATGATATTAGCTCTGACCACTGGTGGGACAGAAACTTATATCCAACATGTACAGCAACTAACTATAAATATGGAAATTACTACAAAGCAGAAATAGTACCGGAAGTTGTTTACTATAATTTGCCGAACATTGTGCAGATTGTTGTTAAAGACTACAAAGGAAATCCACAACCAGAAAGGCTTGTTACAGTAACTTACTATGACTTTACTACGCAAACTGATGAAGTTGCATTTGTCGGATATACTGACCAAGACGGAAAAGTTGCATTTAACGTTACACCTACTGAGTTTACAGCCTACAAAATCTATGTAACACCAAGAATGGAACTAAAAGGCTATATTGATGTTATTGAGAAATTAAAACCGGTCACGATAAAATTTAATTTAAATGGCACAGAAGTAACTCAATTTGGTTTAGTTAGAAATGGAATGGAACTTTTCTATACTAATGATGGACAAATTTCTGTTGATATGAGCGTATATTTTGATAACGATGTAACACTATTTGGAGAAGGTTTTGTAGTAAAAAGAAGCTTGAGCTTTGATGGTTATGACTCAGAAGAAGTTACTGTTTTCAACGATATATATTACGATGCATCTGTACAGCTACATGTATATGATGGCACGGCTGACATTGTAGGTGCAAGTATTTACATTATCGACAAAGATACTTACAAGGAGTTATTTGTTGGAACCACAGATGCAGCTGGCAGGTTGCCTCTAATTATTACTAAAGGAGAATATGTTGCAAAGATTGTGTATGGAGACGGAGATGAAGACGTCAAAAACTATGCATATGCAAAATTAAATATCTTCGAAGATTCCCAAATAGATCTTGATTTGGCTAAGTTCAGCACTGTCCAATTTATACCTCACTTTACTGAGGGTGGATTGGGCTTAAATGATAGACTCTACATTGGATTTGAAACATCTGCATCTTATGCCAAGATTGCAACTTTTATAGGCAAAAGACGTGAAGCCAAATTTGCCCCTGGTGATTATGGGTATGTTTGGGTTTTTGCACACAATCCTTACTATGATGACCCAAGGTCATTGGGATACAAGCCAACAGAAAAGCTTGTTATTTCACCTTATCCGCAGATTATAACTTATGACCTTGGCATTGATGCAAGAAAAATTGCAATAAAAAGTGTGTATAAGTTCAATAAGGATACTTGGGAGTTTGAGCCAACCACATTAGATAGTATTTACCAGGGCGATGTGTTGAAATTGGACATTTATATTCCAACTTACAGTCACTACATCATAGGAGAAACCGGCGTATGCATGGAGATGGTGCAAGAGAATCAAAGAAGTATATACTTTGTAGCTTCTGCTATACCGTATCCAGTAACTGCTGTAATAAAAGCACAGGATTTGAATGAATATAATCTTGAAGAATTCTTCCTGGGTTTTGATGATAAAGCAGATACATGGAGCATCATCTTGGCAGGTGTGAATGGTGATTTGAATTCCACTCTGATTATAAATCTTCCATTTGCACCGTACGATGGAAATTACACATTGCAATCTCCGATTAAAGTATATCAGGCTCAAAATTCTTCGAGCGGTGGTTCACCAAGAAGAATATTTATAAAGATGCTTCAGCTAAAAAATAATTTCAAGCAGATAAATTCCATAAAAAAGTAA